The proteins below are encoded in one region of Xenopus laevis strain J_2021 chromosome 8L, Xenopus_laevis_v10.1, whole genome shotgun sequence:
- the LOC121397249 gene encoding Fc receptor-like protein 4 — MSVPLSVILLSLLMGNMGAAARPVISFSPNWTPILTGDSVTLSCNGAPPAQGNEKYSWYRDNNPIPGEEQKNYIIQRAQREHSGRYKCQISERSVALQLTVSDDKVVLQAPPGVHEGEGLTLRCYTRPEYKKTNTLVFYKNNSTIQSLGSDYLVLGRAQTHMSGSYRCRTEIYDKSVGYTINYTSAEEHLSVTDH; from the exons ATGTCCGTCCCTCTGTCTGTCATTCTGCTCT CTCTGCTGATGGGAAACATGG GAGCTGCAGCCAGACCGGTGATTTCCTTCTCCCCAAACTGGACCCCAATACTCACTGGTGATTCTGTAACTCTGAGCTGTAACGGGGCCCCTCCTGCACAAGGGAATGAGAAATATTCCTGGTACAGAGACAATAACCCAATACCAGGAGAGGAACAGAAGAACTATATTATCCAGAGGGCCCAGAGAGAACACAGTGGGAGGTACAAGTGTCAGATCAGTGAGAGAAGTGTTGCCCTCCAGCTGACAGTTAGTGATG ataaAGTCGTCCTGCAGGCGCCCCCTGGTGTCCATGAGGGGGAGGGACTGACTCTCAGATGTTACACTCgccctgaatataaaaaaacaaacacattagtTTTTTACAAGAACAATTCAACCATTCAGTCTCTGGGCTCAGACTATTTAGTGCTTGGGAGAGCACAGACACATATGTCGGGTTCATACAGATGTAGAACAGAAATATATGATAAGTCTGTGGGTTACACTATCAATTACACATCTGCTGAGGAACATCTTTCAGTCACAG ATCACTGA